In the Prochlorococcus marinus str. MIT 9312 genome, ATGCAGCTAAGTATAAAACAGTAGCTGATAAACCATCTTGTGTTCCAGATACTATTCCAATCATTACAAATCCCGCTTGACCAATAGAACTGTAAGCCAACATCCTTTTCATTGAGGTTTGAGCAAGGGCTACAACATTTCCTAGAGCCATACTCAAGATGGCCAAAATAGTAAATAAAAGTTTCCATTCTTCATCGAAAGAAGAGAAAGTAGTGCTTAATATTCTTATCGCAAATGCAAATCCTGCTGTTTTTGAGCCAACAGATAAAAAAGCTACTACAGGTGTAGGTGAACCCTCATATACATCAGGAGTCCATTGATGAAAGGGTACTGCAGCAATTTTAAATGCAACAGTTGATAAAACAAATACAAGAGCTAGAGAAGTAATGAATGATGGCTTGTTGATTATCTCTAAACCAATTGTTGCTAAGTTTGTTGAACCACTTAATCCATAAAGAAAAGAGGAGCCATACAAATAGACAGCAGCAGCAGCTGAACCAACAAGTAGATATTTTAAAGCGGCCTCTGAACTTCTTGGATCTCTCTTGAGGTAACCAGAAAGTAAATAGCTTGCTACCGACAAAGTCTCAAGAGATATAAATATACTAATAAGGTCAGTAGATCCACACAAAAGCATTGCTCCAAGAGTTGCCGAAAGAACTATAGCTGCGAACTCCCCAATTGGGCTTCCACTTTGTTCTGTATAACGCCAGCTTATAAGTAAAGAAACTAAAGTTGATAAAGCTATTATTGCTCTAAATGCGATTGCCAAATTATCTGAATTAAAGGAACCAAGAAATGCACTATTTACTGGATTACTCCATTGCAAGGCTAAACT is a window encoding:
- a CDS encoding NAD(P)H-quinone oxidoreductase subunit N, whose product is MPNEIFTINLNAQAIIPEAFILLGIVGTLLVDLAGEKTASKWAPIICYLSIGSSLFSLALQWSNPVNSAFLGSFNSDNLAIAFRAIIALSTLVSLLISWRYTEQSGSPIGEFAAIVLSATLGAMLLCGSTDLISIFISLETLSVASYLLSGYLKRDPRSSEAALKYLLVGSAAAAVYLYGSSFLYGLSGSTNLATIGLEIINKPSFITSLALVFVLSTVAFKIAAVPFHQWTPDVYEGSPTPVVAFLSVGSKTAGFAFAIRILSTTFSSFDEEWKLLFTILAILSMALGNVVALAQTSMKRMLAYSSIGQAGFVMIGIVSGTQDGLSATVLYLAAYLFMNLGAFSCVILFSLRTGSDRILDYSGLYQKDPLITLGLSLCLLSLGGLPPMLGFFGKIYLFFAGWANHQYLLVIIGLVTSVISIYYYISVIKMMVVKEPQEASEIVKSYPEINWGIVGMPPLRVALYTCVAVTALGGILSNPLFKLANTAVSETPFLQEIIAMANNIS